One window of Dysidea avara chromosome 11, odDysAvar1.4, whole genome shotgun sequence genomic DNA carries:
- the LOC136239337 gene encoding ATP-dependent translocase ABCB1-like: MHVTLFQHACERQLLVIRKRFFHSILRQEIGWFDVNSVGNINSRLNDDMNKVHNGIGDRLSTFIQWMTGFVGGVIAGFVYDWRLTLVMLGTTPFTMASVAFLNWMLAKFSSEGLKEYASAGAVAEEVFSSMRTVISFGGQQKEIDRYNTFLKDAKKVGVKKGVSTGLGVAVSSFFIFFTYAIGFWFGAYLIQYHDATTGDVLTVFLALLTGAWTLGQAAPNLQDFSVALSAAGYLYDTIDKEPLIDSQSSEGLKPEKFNSDIEFENIHCTYPARSDVQVLKDLNLSVSPGQTVALVGPSGCGKSTITQLLQRFYDPDQGKVTVGGYDVKELNLRWLRSNIGVVSQEPVLFATTIAENIRYGRDDVTEEEMITAAEAANAHSFISQLPDGYNTLVGEMGTQLSGGQKQRIAIARAIVRDPKILILDEATSALDAESESLVQAALDQASHGRTTIIIAHRLSTIQGADVIAAIVNGKSNPIDEEGSSYGGEGEVFTEDVIISGVVSKFEAQATVQTARASTVITFKKSFSQQQSIQAREAENEEVIVI, encoded by the exons ATGCATGTGACGTTGTTTCAACATGCCTGTGAGCGACAGCTTTTGGTTATCCGTAAGAGATTCTTCCATTCCATTTTGAGGCAGGAGATTGGATGGTTTGATGTGAACAGTGTTGGAAACATTAACTCCCGATTAAACGA TGATATGAACAAGGTTCACAATGGAATTGGAGACAGGCTATCAACTTTCATACAATGGATGACTGGATTCGTTGGTGGTGTTATTGCTGGATTTGTTTATGACTGGAGACTAACACTGGTGATGTTGGGGACAACTCCTTTCACGATGGCATCAGTTGCATTTCTTAATTGG ATGTTGGCCAAGTTCAGTAGTGAGGGACTAAAGGAGTATGCCAGTGCTGGAGCTGTGGCTGAAGAGGTATTCTCTTCTATGCGAACTGTGATATCATTTGGTGGACAACAGAAAGAGATTGATCG GTACAATACTTTCTTGAAAGATGCCAAGAAAGTTGGAGTAAAGAAAGGTGTTTCAACTGGACTGGGAGTAGCTGTGTCTTCATTCTTCATCTTTTTCACCTATGCTATAGGATTTTG GTTTGGTGCTTACCTCATTCAGTACCATGATGCCACTACTGGAGATGTGCTGACT GTGTTTCTAGCACTCCTAACAGGAGCCTGGACACTAGGACAAGCAGCCCCTAATTTGCAGGATTTCTCAGTTGCTTTGAGTGCCGCTGGATACTTATATGACACCATTGACAAG GAGCCATTGATAGATTCACAGTCATCAGAAGGTCTCAAGCCAGAGAAATTTAACAGTGACATTGAGTTTGAAAACATACACTGTACCTACCCAGCCAGATCGGATGTTCAA GTGTTGAAAGATCTCAATTTGAGTGTCAGTCCTGGACAAACTGTAGCACTAGTTGGACCAAGTGGTTGTGGGAAGAGTACCATCACTCAGTTGTTGCAGCGATTCTACGATCCCGACCAAGGAAAA GTAACTGTTGGTGGATATGATGTTAAGGAACTGAACTTACGTTGGTTACGTTCCAACATTGGAGTGGTCAGTCAGGAGCCAGTGCTGTTTGCTACTACAATAGCAGAGAACATTCGTTATGGTAGAGATGATGTTACAGAAGAAGAAATGATTACAGCAGCTGAAGCTGCAAATGCTCACTCATTCATCAGTCAACTTCCTGATGGATATAACACTTTAGTAGGAGAGATGGGTACTCAACTATCAGGAGGACAGAAACAACGTATAGCCATTGCTCGTGCCATAGTAAGAGACCCAAAGATATTAATACTGGATGAGGCAACATCAGCACTTGATGCTGAGAGTGAATCCTTAGTACAAGCTGCTCTAGATCAG GCTAGCCATGGTCGTACCACAATAATCATAGCCCACAGATTGTCTACCATACAAGGAGCTGATGTTATTGCAGCAATTGTTAATGGCAAATCAAACCCTATTGATGAAGAAGGGAGT TCTTATGGTGGAGAAGGTGAAGTGTTCACTGAAGATGTAATTATATCTg GAGTAGTGTCCAAATTCGAAGCACAAGCTACTGTACAGACTGCTAGAGCATCAACAGTAATTACCTTTAAAAAGTCGTTCTCACAGCAACAATCCATTCAAGCCAGAGAAGCTGAAAATGAAGAGgtaattgtgatataa
- the LOC136238373 gene encoding uncharacterized protein translates to MKELVDSQTHDIESAFTMDIGPFAVSNAYSRYKQNPRSWVKETKSYRQRCINQIHKIQLFPVKAPTTSMLTTSSSENSSGAAQLISNSDKESVSQCNDNQVLSDDQKENFVPLSVSWKEAGLSEEVFGSMWKKAAHLAVDEGSITPAPGLPNSKMVASFSCPEKPHVVAVLDSGKITCDCLNYKSKSLCSHTLAVAEKSGELVRLLQWYNRTNQSANLWSLARSLDAPKRPGAKPGTNTRKRSRVSNPPLKTCSSIRETQSNDTLRSSSQTLSPEPTHIQFNEQFQPSPRAPWFVSSGSTESHYTGPSHLSYSMGSSESHYAGPQCSYSFGSPQYLPFQPYHFQPYQPRTPIQPFHQPAWQSAPMPSPVNSYNFQTVYEPPKDTNNPFSLKFITNRISRCQGCKGSLRMSDNSLPTAPDDLIVCRMECRPFVASDGAVKVPAKPSASHYHLKIECLTAAAANFDPNSIVFPSDVKENLTAQHYAVLSKFGLH, encoded by the exons ATGAAAGAACTAGTGGATAGCCAAACCCATGATATTGAAAGTGCATTCACCATGGATATTGGCCCATTTGCTGTGTCCAATGCCTACAGTAGATACAAACAAAATCCTAGAAGCTGGGTGAAGGAAACCAAGTCATACAGACAAAGATGTATTAATCAAATTCATAAGATTCAATTGTTTCCTGTGAAAGCACCAACTACATCTATGTTAACCACATCTTCATCAGAAAATTCTTCGGGTGCTGCACAGTTAATCAGTAACAGTGACAAGGAATCAGTTTCACAATGTAACGATAACCAAGTTTTATCAGATGATCAAAAGGAGAATTTTGTTCCGCTATCAGTGTCATGGAAGGAAGCAGGGCTCTCAGAAGAGGTATTTGGAAGTATGTGGAAGAAGGCTGCTCACTTGGCTGTTGATGAAGGATCTATTACACCTGCACCAGGTTTACCAAACTCCAAGATGGTTGCTAGCTTCAGCTGTCCTGAAAAACCTCATGTTGTTGCTGTACTAGATAGTGGAAAgatcacatgtgactgtttaAACTACAAATCGAAGTCACTTTGTTCACATACGTTAGCAGTGGCTGAAAAATCTGGTGAGCTTGTACGTTTGCTTCAGTGGTATAATCGCACAAACCAGAGTGCTAATTTGTGGTCACTTGCACGATCACTTGATGCTCCGAAGCGACCAGGAGCAAAACCAGGTACAAACACTAGGAAACGATCTCGTGTTTCAAACCCTCCACTTAAAACTTGTTCCAGCATTAGGGAAACTCAATCTAATGATACGTTAAGAAGCAGTTCTCAGACACTATCTCCTGAGCCAACTCATATCCAGTTTAATGAACAGTTTCAGCCTTCGCCTAGAGCACCTTGGTTTGTGTCTTCTGGATCAACAGAATCCCATTACACAGGACCATCTCATTTGTCATATTCTATGGGCTCATCAGAATCACATTATGCTGGAC CTCAATGTAGTTACTCATTTGGATCACCTCAGTACTTGCCTTTTCAGCCATATCATTTTCAACCATATCAGCCACGCACGCCAATTCAGCCGTTCCACCAGCCCGCTTGGCAATCTGCTCCTATGCCTAGCCCTGTAAACTCTTATAATTTTCAAACAGTGTACGAACCACCAAAGGATACAAACAATCCATTTTCTTTGAAGTTTATTACAAATAGAATTTCTAGATGCCAAGGATGTAAAGGATCACTTCGCATGTCTGACAACTCACTGCCAACTGCTCCTGATGATTTGATTGTTTGTCGCATGGAGTGTCGTCCATTTGTGGCTTCAGATGGAGCAGTTAAAGTACCAGCCAAACCCAGTGCCTCGCATTATCACTTGAAGATAGAATGtcttactgctgctgctgcaaatTTTGATCCTAACAGTATTGTGTTTCCATCAGACGTCAAGGAAAACCTTACAGCACAGCATTATGCTGTGCTTTCTAAATTTGGCTTACACTAA
- the LOC136239158 gene encoding uncharacterized protein, which produces MEVLIVDPVRVIVISDEEVSEREEHESDEETVTMGVKSDTEGEPNKQSEAENDDVVREEESDINCDETKMGDNTPITFEGNSAIPILYHHPVSLTVAQSVKMILQANDEEVCTQQPIGCSTSNTFLVDLSQLDERDDIRSDDLGVWINRGVKSSFCNIQFQGDAVKKVEVLDFKPPVKQHSFYRLKRTYWVHSEDNRVGRRLFELEDFKAKLHPICILQYSYPKDPDMKGLPHKNSKKGSASFNRSKKSLLTRIKDQVIDGTTGPTKVYNKVVMECGGILNASSCGSLPRNRKQVANAKSNLKIEPTVKDPLFSVMEECKQQQSRADPFLRMVQAAPDAMCLLANSRQLNDMARFCTDPNQCCVLGIDPTFNLGEFSVTVITYKHLQLIDRHTKKSPVLVGPMLIHQKKTMEFFHFLASGIVGLSPQLNSLVAYGTDGEKAISDAFHIQFPQAQHLLCFIHVQNRISAKLRDLGISGDYANAFITDVFGQQQGTHKFCGLVDCDSPQQFDKELSQLQEVWDSREMCIQSSTDAKFYSWFVTYQASNFKEKMLKPLRSAVGLGVIPVEYTNNPNESANARIKAKVD; this is translated from the exons ATGGAAGTACTCATAGTCGACCCTGTACGTGTGATTGTGATATCAGATGAAGAAGTAAGCGAGAGGGAAGAACACGAGAGTGATGAAGAAACCGTGACCATGGGTGTTAAAAGCGATACAGAGGGTGAACCAAACAAGCAAAGCGAAGCGGAAAACGATGATGTTGTGCGCGAAGAGGAATCAGACATTAATTGTGATGAGACAAAGATG GGAGACAACACACCAATAACTTTTGAAGGAAATTCAGCAATCCCTATACTGTATCATCATCCTGTAAGCCTTACGGTTGCTCAGTCAGTAAAGATGATACTTCAAGCAAATGATGAGGAGGTATGCACACAGCAACCAATTGGCTGCTCAACCAGCAATACCTTCCTTGTTGATTTATCCCAACTTGACGAGCGTGATGACATAAGATCTGATGATTTAGGAGTCTGGATAAATAGAGGAGTTAAATCTTCATTCTGTAATATTCAATTTCAAGGTGATGCGGTTAAGAAAGTTGAAGTTCTTGATTTTAAACCACCAGTGAAGCAACACTCTTTTTATCGGTTGAAACGTACCTATTGGGTGCACTCCGAGGACAACAGAGTAGGCCGTCGCTTATTCGAGCTTGAGG ATTTTAAAGCGAAATTACATCCAATTTGTATTTTACAATACTCTTACCCCAAAGACCCTGATATGAAAGGTCTACCacacaaaaattcaaagaaAGGATCTGCTTCTTTCAACCGTTCTAAGAAAAGTTTGTTGACTAGGATTAAAGACCAAGTCATTGATGGTACAACTGGACCGACGAAGGTATACAATAAAGTCGTCATGGAGTGTGGTGGCATTTTGAATGCCAGCAGCTGTGGATCATTGCCGAGAAACAGGAAGCAAGTTGCTAATGCGAAAAGTAATCTGAAGATTGAACCAACTGTAAAAGATCCGTTGTTTTCTGTTATGGAAGAATGCAAGCAACAGCAATCACGAGCTGATCCATTTTTACGAATGGTTCAAGCAGCACCAGATGCCATGTGTTTGCTAGCCAACAGCCGACAACTTAATGACATGGCTAGATTTTGTACTGATCCTAATCAATGTTGTGTGCTTGGAATCGATCCCACCTTTAATTTAGGTGAATTTAGTGTAACAGTCATTACATATAAACACCTCCAGCTGATAGACCGACACACCAAAAAGTCTCCTGTTTTAGTGGGACCAATGCTGATTCACCAAAAGAAAACCATGGAATTCTTTCATTTCCTTGCTTCTGGCATTGTTGGTCTTTCTCCACAGCTGAATTCTTTAGTAGCATACGGTACGGATGGAGAAAAGGCAATAAGCGATGCATTTCACATACAGTTTCCACAAGCACAGCACTTGTTGTGCTTTATACATGTGCAAAATCGCATTTCTGCCAAGTTAAGAGATTTGGGAATTTCAGGAGATTATGCGAATGCCTTCATCACTGATGTGTTTGGTCAGCAGCAGGGAACACACAAGTTTTGTGGGCTTGTGGACTGTGATTCTCCTCAACAATTTGACAAAGAGCTTTCACAACTTCAAGAGGTGTGGGATAGTAGAGAGATGTGTATACAAAGCTCAACAGATGCCAAGTTTTATTCGTGGTTTGTGACATACCAGGCATCTAACTTTAAGGAGAAGATGTTGAAGCCATTACGTTCTGCTGTTGGGTTGGGGGTTATCCCTGTCGAGTACACTAATAATCCTAATGAATCAGCAAATGCTCGGATCAAGGCAAAAGTAGATTAA